One region of Nerophis lumbriciformis linkage group LG10, RoL_Nlum_v2.1, whole genome shotgun sequence genomic DNA includes:
- the LOC133612771 gene encoding MOB kinase activator 2 isoform X2 — MPSHLACLRRGINNNNLEERPYLQQEYVCQHITHLDMCALTALPPGMDKAEWLASNTVAFFKHINLFSSALSEFCTPSTCPTACGPGDTVYVWTDDHGRKLKCSAPLYFDYAMSYIQDLLTDEDVFPTKAGSVFPTGFIFMVQKVFLLLFRTLAHIYWSHYRQTLALGLHPHLNTLFTHLALFCRQHALLDAEDTEPLRDLIKALGLQG; from the exons atgccctcccacctcgcctgtttaaggag AGGGATTAACAACAATAACCTGGAAGAGCGTCCCTACCTCCAGCAGGAGTACGTGTGCCAGCACATCACTCACTTGGACATGTGCGCCCTCACGGCGCTGCCGCCTGGCATGGACAAGGCCGAGTGGCTGGCCAGCAACA CTGTGGCATTTTTCAAACACATAAACCTGTTCTCCAGCGCGCTGTCCGAGTTCTGCACGCCCAGCACCTGCCCGACCGCCTGTGGACCAGGCGACAC AGTTTATGTTTGGACTGACGACCACGGCAGGAAGCTGAAGTGCTCCGCTCCACTTTACTTTGACTACGCCATGTCCTACATTCAGGACCTACTAACTGATGAAGATGTGTTCCCTACAAAAGCAG GCTCAGTGTTCCCCACAGGCTTCATCTTTATGGTCCAGAAGGTGTTTTTGCTGCTGTTCAGGACGCTGGCCCACATTTACTGGTCGCACTACCGACAGACGCTGGCACTGGGCCTCCACCCACACCTCAACACACTTTTCACACACCTGGCTCTCTTCTGCCGGCAGCACGCTCTCCTGGATGCGGAGGACACGGAGCCGCTGCGGGACCTCATTAAGGCTCTGGGACTGCAAGGATGA